AAGTCCTCGCCGTGGTATTCGTGGCTGTTGGGGTCTATCCAGTGGCGCCCCATCATAGGCACGGTGCGGCCGGGTGCTACGTTGGGCGCCGTCTGGTAACCGGCGGGCAGCAGGTTGGCGGCGGGTAGCACATCACCATTGGCATCATCCAGACCAATCTGAGCCCGCTCGGCCATGGTAATCATGTAGAAGTGGGCATCAAAATGCGGCTTGCCATACACTGCGGCTGGTTCATGCCCATTCGGGTTCCAGTCCAGGGAAAGATGATTGAAGGGCAGCTTGGCAGTGGAATTAGCCGGCAGGCTGAGCATATACCAGGCTGGGGGGTTGGTATCGGTGGCGGGCAGGCCGGTGAGGGCGGCCTCGGTCAGGCGCATGCCTATTTCGGTGGGGTTGCCGCTGGCATCTACTGTTATAAAGCTGCGCGCGGTGCCGTTGCCCACCGTTACGGCATCACCATAAGTGGTTACCGGCGTGGGAGGCGTGTTATTGTCATCATCGTCATCGTTGCAGGCGGTAGTAAATGCCAGGCTTCCTACCATGAAAATAGTCAGCCAGAGACGCACGCCGCGGCGCATCCCAAAAAGAAGAGAATCAAGCATAACTGAAAGGATTAAATAATAGCAGCACGTTTCCGGCAGAGCAGTCAGACTCCTGACCGGCTTTGCTCCAGCTGGTCAGTCAGGGCATCTCCTGGCATGGATTTACGCATGCCAGGAGCCCGGCGTCTGTGCCAACTACCCGTACTGAGTGCGGCAGCGGCACTTAAAGCACAATTATTAGTTAATAAAATACAATATATATAAAACCAGGGATAATAGAGCGTGCAGGTTTATGTTGCAGCATTAGGCAGTCCTTCTATTTCAGCACGGGCAGCTTAAAATCCTCCAGCACACTGGACTTGGCCATCATCTTCTCAATTTCCGCCACGGTGCGCGGGGCTTCTTTCGACAGATTTTCATAGCCGCTACTGGTCAGGAGCACATCATCCTCAATACGAACGCCAATGTTCCACCACTTTTTGTCGCAGGGGCTGCCTTCCGGGATATAGATACCGGGCTCCACCGTAATAACATTGCCGGCGCGCAGGGGGCCGTAGGAGCCCCGGTCGTGCACGTCCAGACCCAGGTAGTGGGAGGTGCCGTGGGGGAAATATCGGCGCACGTCTTCGGGCTTGGTGATAATGCCCAGCTTCAGCAAACCAGCCGTAATAACCTCCTGCGCGGCCTTGCCCGGGGCACCGAAGGCATTGCCGGGCTTACACTCCGCAAAACCGGCTTCCTGGGCGGCCAGCACCAGCTCATAAATTTGCTTTTGCTCGGGGCTGAACTTGCCGCTGGGCGGAATAGTGCGTGTTACATCGGCGGTATAGCCGTGGTATTCGGCGCCGCAGTCCATCAGCAGCAGGTCGTTTTTCACCTGCTGCTTGTCGTTGGTTTCGTAGTGCAGAATGCAGCCATTGGCGCCGGCCCCCACAATGCTGGGGTAGCCTTCAAACTCGGCGCCGTACCGCTTGTAGACGTATTCGTGCAGGCCTTGCACTTCCATTTCGCCCATTTCCGGCTTCAAGGCTTTCATCACTTCCTGCTGGCCTACGGCGCTGATGCGGATGGCCCGGCGCAGGTGGGCCAGTTCCTCCGGGGTCTTGATTTCGCGCAGCTGGTCCAGGGCATTGTTGAGCAGGTTAGCGTCGTGCCGGCTCACGGGCCGGGCTTCCAACGCTTTCTGACGCTCAGCATCGGTAGTGGCTTTCAAATACCCCTGCACGTAGGCGTCGGTAGCCAGGGCAGGCTGCTCTTTCATCAGCCGCTCCAAGTAGCCTTTGATCTGCGGGGCGTTGCTTACCCCGGAGCGCTGCAGCCGGTTGTAAAGCTCGGCGCGGGCCGGACTGTAGTCGGCGGGCACGGCGGCCTGCTGCCGGAAGTCGGCTACCAGGTTGTAGAGGTCGGCGGGGTCGCGGCGGTCATCCCGCACATCGGCAGGCAGATTGGTGAAAAGCACCTGCCCAAAATCGGCCCAGCGGATACCGGCCCCGGCAAAGGCCTTGTTCTCGGCGGTATACTGGAGCTTCAGCTGGTCTTTGGCGCCGGCGCTGCCCAGGCGGCGGCCCGTCCATTGCTCGGCCTGCGGGTCGCGGGGCTGCACAAACAGCGCCTCCGTAACGCCGGCCTGCCCATTGATGGTTTGCGGCTCCTTGAAGAGTACCAGCACGGCATCGGGCTCATCGTAGCCGGTCAGGTAAAAGAAATCCGGGTCCTGATGATAGAGGAAGTTAACGTCGTTGGCGCGGTTGCGCACAGGGGCCGCAAACAAAACGGCAACGGAGCGAGCCGGCATCTGTTGACGCAGTAGCTCTCTCCGTTGCCGGTGAAATGCGGGGTCCAGAAAATCGGCCGGCCGGTCAAGACCGGCGGCGCGCTGGGCAAAGGTGGCAGCCACAGGGGCGGCCAACAAACCCGAGAGCAGCGCGAGCTGTCCCAGGCGAAGAAGTTTGGCTGGAAGCACAGAAAGGAGGTTTAGTCGGCGAAGAGACCCACATGACACGGAAACGTTGCGTTCCGCTTATTGCAGGCTTCACCTAAGAAGCTCCTAAACTTCCAAAAAAACTAGTAAACGATGAAGCCCTGCTCTTTCGCCTTCTTCAGGACCGACATAATGCCGTTCTTGTTGATAGTGCGGATAGTGCTGGTTGCTACTTTCAAAGTAACCCAAGCATCCTCTTCGGGGATGTAGAAGCGCTTCTTCTGCAGGTTCGGATAGAACTTGCGCTTGGTCTTGTTGTTGGCGTGCGAAACGTTGTTGCCTACGCGGGTACGCTTGCCGGTCAGATCACAAACTCGGGCCATGATATAGAGGGACTTGAAGGTTTCAGTGCTTGAAAAAGGGACGCAAATATCGGTATAACTTCGATAGTAACAAACCCAAAGGCTGAAAAATAGCGGGTTAGCTCTGTTTTGGGCCGCTGGAGGGCTTCTTGGCGCTGCCGCCCGCCTTCCAGGGGCAGTGCCGGCAGCCGCTGCCGCAGCAGGTGCCGCGCCGCAAGTGATACTGCTCCGTGAAGACCAGGTAGCCCTGGGGCGTGAAGTAATAGTCGCCGGGCTGCAGGGGCTGTGGGGCGGTTGGCGCGGCCATTTAGGAGTTGGCAGCCAGCTCGGCAATGCACTCAATTTCCACCAGCGCATCCAGGGGCAGTCGGGATACTTCCACGGTACTGCGGGCCGGGCGGTGCTCGCCAAATACCTCCGCGTAGGTGGCATTCATGCGGGGAAAGTCGGCGAAGTTTTTCAGAAAGACGGTGGTTTTTACCACGTTCTGCAGACTGAGGCCTTTGCTGGCGAGTACCGTGGCGAGGTTGTGCAGGGCCTGGCGGGTCTGCTCCTCAATAGTAGTAGCCTCAATGCGCATGGTGGCGGGTACCACCGGCGTTTGGCCGGAGCAGAATACCAGGCCATTGCTGACGATGGCTTGCGCATAGGGACCAATGGCCTGGGGCGCGTCGGGGTGATGCAGGGTTTCCATTGCCGGTAAAGATACTAGCTCCCGGCGGTGGAGCCAGGTTACAGCGGGCGGCTTTTTTGTAGTTTAGGGAGCCGAACTCCTGTCCTCTAACCTATTGCTCCGTTTTGTATGCGCGTATGTTCTCCTTCTTCTCTAGTACTCGGGGCGCTGGCCGCAGCCCTGCTGGTTTTCGCGGCGCCGGCCCAGGCCCAAAAAGCACCGACGAAGTCACCTACCGATATGCCCGCCCGACTGGTGGGCACAGAGCTGGCCGCCATTGTGCATGATGTGGATGCTACCCTGGCCCAGCCCATCCGCCAGGCGCGGCAAAAGCTGTCCTCCGTGAAAAAGCGGTATGCTGCCGGGCTGCCCGCAGGCCAGACGCTCTACCTCACCACGCGCATTTTCGACTCCGACGGGCAGTTTGAGCAGGTTTTCGTGCGCGTCAGCAGCTGGCAGGACAAAATAGTAACCGGCACGCTGGCCAACAAGCTGGAAGCCGTGCACGAGTATCAGCCTAACCAGTCTATTACCTTCCCCGAGCAAGCCGTGCTCGACTGGACCATTACCGCCGCTGATGGACAGGAAGAAGGCAACTACGTGGGCAAGTTCATTGACCGCCTGCAAAGCAAAGGCAAGGAATAAGTACCGGTGCTCTCCGCCCTTTTCCGTAATTTCGGGCAACTGATTCCTGCTATTTTCCAAAACTCAAGCATATGGAAACCACCTCCCCTACCGCCACCCAGACCCGCAGCCAGCAGCTGATGGCCCTCGAAGACCAGTATGGCGCCCATAACTACCACCCGCTGCCCGTGGTGCTCAACCGGGGCGAGGGCGTGCACCTGTGGGATGTGGAAGGCAAGCACTATTACGATTTCCTATCCGCTTATTCCGCTGTAAACCAGGGCCATTGCCACCCGCGCATCATCGGGGCCATGACGGAGCAGGCCCAGAAGCTCACGCTCACCTCCCGCGCCTTCTTCAACGACCAGTTGGGCGCCGCCGAAAAGCAGCTTTGCGAGCTATTCAACTACGATAAGGCGCTGCTAATGAACTCCGGCGCCGAGGCCGTGGAAACCGCCCTGAAGCTGGCCCGCAAGTGGGGCTACCAGGAAAAAGGCATTGCGCCCAACATGGCCCGCATCATTGTGGCCGAGCATAACTTCCACGGCCGCACCACCGGCATCATCTCCTTCAGCACCGACCCCGACAGCACCGGCGGCTTCGGCCCCTACACGCCCGGCTACCAGGTAGTGCCCTATGATGATCTGGAAGCGCTGGAGGAAGCCGTGCGGGACCCGCACGTGTGCGCTTTCCTGGTAGAGCCCATTCAGGGCGAAGCCGGCGTGATGGTACCATCCGATGGTTACCTGGCCAAGGCGCACGAAATCTGCAAAGCCCACAACGTGCTATTTATTGCCGATGAGATTCAGACCGGCCTGGGCCGCACCGGCGAGCTGCTGGCCACCTGCTACGAAGGCGTGCACGCCGATATTCTGGTGCTGGGCAAAGCCCTGAGCGGCGGGGCCATGCCCGTGTCGGCGGTGCTGGCGCGCAATGAGATTATGCTCACCATTCAGCCCGGGCAGCACGGCTCCACGTTTGGCGGCAACCCGCTGGCCTGCGCCGTAATGCGCGCCGCCCTGGATGTGCTGCTGGATGAAAAACTGACCGAAAACGCCCGCGCCATGGGCGAGGTATTCCGGGAGCGGATGCGCCGCGTGCAGGCTAAGCGCCCCGAGGTAGTGGAGCTGGTGCGCGGCAAAGGCCTGCTGAATGCCGTAGTCATCAAGCCCCACGCCGACGGCCGCACCGCCTGGGACGTGTGCGTGACCCTGATGGAGCGCGGCGTGCTGGCCAAGCCCACCCACGGCGACATCATCCGCTTCGCGCCGCCGCTGGTTATCAACGAAGAGCAGCTGCACGAAGCCTGCGACATCATTGAGCAGACTATTCTGGAGTTTTAACCTGAGAACTTTTCTTGGTTTTCACGTAAGAAGCGGGCCGTCCTTCTCCGGGCGGGCCGCTTCTTTTTTGCCGATGAACTCAACCGCTACCAAGTATTGCCTGTTGCTGCCGCTGGCGCTGCTCCTGAGCTGCCGCAGCGAAAAAGCCGCCTTTCAGTTTACGCCCGCCACTATCGTGGCCGTTGCCGCGCCGGAGGAGGCCACCGCTACCGCCGACAGCGGCCTGGCCACGCCAATGCTGCCTGCCACCCCGGCCAGAACTTCATTAGTACCTCAAAGCGCTCCGGTTGCTGCACCAACTTCTCAGGCCGCCAGCCGCCGCGTGCGCCATGCCCGCCCGCTGCTACAGCAGAAAACGCAGGCTTCGCCGCGTCGCGCTGCCCGCCCGCTGGAAAAGGGAGAGCCGGAAAACAAGGTGTGGCACCTGGTGCTGGGCGGGGCGCTGGTGGTAGGCGGCGTAGTAGCCGGGCTCCTGCTGGGCGGCTGGCTGGGGCTGGGGGTGGGCGCGGTCGGGGTGCTGCTGGGCTACTATTTTGTGGTGTTGGGTATTGGCGGCCCGCACGCCTGGCTGGGCGTTTTTCAGGAATGCTTTAATATGTAGGCCTATATTCAGGCGATGAGCGACAAGCTGTATTCCTGGATAGTTATTGGCCTGATGGCTGGCGTAGGAGTAGGTTGCCGCAGTCAGCAAGCGGCTTTTTCCTTCCGCGCCCAAACGCAATTGTCAGCTGCTCTCTACCCCGCCCAGGCATTACCTGCGGCAAGTCCGGTGCAAGGGCACCTGCCTTTCTCAGCGCGCTTTCAGCCGGCGTTCCGGCTAGCGGGTAGGCACAAGGCTTCTGCCGCTGCGGGTAGAATTGCCACACCATCCAGGCAAATTTTACAGGCTGCTTCTCCTCGCCATCTGCTGCCGGTTAATAATCCCCAAAGGCTTCACTCCACCGTCAGCCCCTCTCTAAAAGGTCCTGCCCACACTACATCCCCCAAAGGTGATTTATTACAGGTTCTCGCAACGCTGCTATTCATCGGAGGCATTGTGCTGGGGATAATTATGGGCGGGTGGGCCGGATTCGGGCTTTTCGTCCTTTGTAGTCTGGCGGCTTTGGTACTTGCTTTCTGGGGTGGTTTTATCATTGATGGCAACTTACCCTGAGGCCCGCGGCTGCAACCTTATCTTTGCCGGCGTTGTTCTGCTCTGTTGTCAATTCTGATTGTAGCTATGCCTATTCTTCCCTCGCACCGTCCGCGGCGCAACCGTAAGTCCGAAGTTATCCGCAATATGGTCCAGGAGACCAACCTGGCGGTGCAGGATTTCATTTACCCGGTCTTTCTGATTGAAGGCCAGAATCAGCAGATTGAAATTCATTCCATGCCGGGTATCTACCGGCACTCCGCCGACCGGCTTATCGACGAAATTGGGAAGTGCGTAGAGCTGGGCATCAAGTCCTTCGCCCCATTCCCCGGTATCAACGATGCGCTGAAAGACCGGCTGGCCCGTGAATCAGCTAACCCCGAAGGCCTCTACCTGAAAACCATAGCTGACATTAAGCGCCAGTTCCCGGATGTGGTGCTGATGACCGACGTGGCCATGGACCCCTACTCTTCCGATGGCCACGACGGCGTGGTAGACCCCGAGTCGGGGGAGATTTTGAACGATGCTTCTCTGGAAGTGCTGGGCCAGATGGCCCTGGCGCAGGCCCGCGCCGGCGCTGATATCATCGGCCCCTCGGATATGATGGATGGCCGCGTGGCCTGGATTCGGGAGGTGCTCGACAGCAATGCCTTCACCAACGTGAGCATCATGAGCTACACGGCCAAGTACGCTTCCGCTTTCTACGGCCCCTTCCGCGACGCGCTGGACTCAGCCCCGAAAAAAGGCGACAAAAAAACCTACCAGATGAACCCCGCCAACCGCCGCGAGGCCCTGCGCGAGCTGGCCCTGGACGAGCAGGAAGGCGTCGATATGGTGATGATTAAGCCCGCCTTGAGCTACCTGGACGTGATTCGGGAAGTGCGCGACCATACGCAGCTGCCGGTTACGGCCTACAACGTATCGGGCGAGTACGCCATGATTAAAGCCGCCGCCCAGCAGGGCTGGCTGGATGGTGAGCGAACCATGATGGAGGTGCTGCTGAGCATTAAGCGCGCTGGCGCCGACGCCATCCTCACCTACTTCGCCAAAGAAGCCGCCCAGGTACTGCGCCGGGGCTAATTATTCTTACAGCCACGTTACTTCACAAAAAAGCCTCCGTGAAAACGGGGGCTTTTTTGTAGGTTAAAAACGGAGGGTTAATGGGTGCCAAAGAGGAAAACGGCAATCTGCCGGACCTCTTCAAACATGGCGCCTACCTGGTAGGTGATGACGAACAAACCGACGTAGAATATACTGGGATACTGCTTGCCCAGGGTGAGAATGGGCGCAAATAGCCTATTGAGCACATAAGGGCGCGTAGTGAGCCAGACACACGATGCCCCGATAAGACCACCCGCCAGGATATCGGTGGGGTTGTGCACGCCAATATAGATGCGGGGCAGGCACACGAACAGCACCACGTAGCCCAGTACCAGCAAGCCAATGCGCCGATTAATCAGCAGAATGCCGGTGGAAAGGGCCAGTACCAGCGTGGCCGTGTCGCTGGGCATGGAGTTTACATCGTTGAAGGAGGAGGAGGTTTTGCTGCGCCAGTCGGCAATGGGGTTTACAAATTTCAGCTCCTTGTTATACAAGGGCCGCACCCGGAAGGGCAGCACGTGCACCAGCACCCGCGCCACAAACATGGCCAGCAAACCGCCCACCAGCGTGGCCAGCAGCATTTGCCGCACATATATCCGGTTGGGCGTGTGCTGATAAAACCAGAGAAACCAGAACGTCATGGCCACAATGCCCCCTTCAGCAGGTTATTGAACACAAACAGGTTCACCAGCGAGTCGAAGAAATCGGATTGGCGGGCAAACTGGTTTACAAAGGTGATAATGTGATAATCGAATGCATTCATGGCTTTTAGGCTAAGGAGCTCCAGTAACTCTTAGCACTAAAATAATGATAGTAATAATTTTTACAAATAAAATACAATAAATTCTTTTCTAGCTCTCCTTTTCGCTTGTTACAGCCGGCGCGAAGGGCCAGCGCTGCAGCTTGCGGCTCCACAGCAGAAAAGCCACGCAGCCCGCGGCTATAACTGCCAGCGCCGAGGCTATAAGCTGCAGGCCGGTGCTCCAGAAAATCAGCAGCCACACCACTATGGCCAGTACCACGGGCAAAGGGTATAAGGGCATGCGGAAGGGCAGCCCCGTAGTGCCGCGTCGGCGGCGCAGCAGCACCAGGCCAATAGCCTGCCCCACAAACTGTATCAGAATGCGCATGGCCAGAATGGCGCTGATAACCTCGGCCAGCCGGAACAGCAGGCTGAATACAAACCCCAACCCG
The Hymenobacter sp. DG25B genome window above contains:
- a CDS encoding DUF5602 domain-containing protein; this encodes MLDSLLFGMRRGVRLWLTIFMVGSLAFTTACNDDDDDNNTPPTPVTTYGDAVTVGNGTARSFITVDASGNPTEIGMRLTEAALTGLPATDTNPPAWYMLSLPANSTAKLPFNHLSLDWNPNGHEPAAVYGKPHFDAHFYMITMAERAQIGLDDANGDVLPAANLLPAGYQTAPNVAPGRTVPMMGRHWIDPNSHEYHGEDFTQTFIYGSYNGKVIFLEPMITKAYLEEKKTETFTLPRPEMVERTGLYYPTKYTIGYDAATKEYVIKLHDMELR
- a CDS encoding aminopeptidase P family protein, whose amino-acid sequence is MLPAKLLRLGQLALLSGLLAAPVAATFAQRAAGLDRPADFLDPAFHRQRRELLRQQMPARSVAVLFAAPVRNRANDVNFLYHQDPDFFYLTGYDEPDAVLVLFKEPQTINGQAGVTEALFVQPRDPQAEQWTGRRLGSAGAKDQLKLQYTAENKAFAGAGIRWADFGQVLFTNLPADVRDDRRDPADLYNLVADFRQQAAVPADYSPARAELYNRLQRSGVSNAPQIKGYLERLMKEQPALATDAYVQGYLKATTDAERQKALEARPVSRHDANLLNNALDQLREIKTPEELAHLRRAIRISAVGQQEVMKALKPEMGEMEVQGLHEYVYKRYGAEFEGYPSIVGAGANGCILHYETNDKQQVKNDLLLMDCGAEYHGYTADVTRTIPPSGKFSPEQKQIYELVLAAQEAGFAECKPGNAFGAPGKAAQEVITAGLLKLGIITKPEDVRRYFPHGTSHYLGLDVHDRGSYGPLRAGNVITVEPGIYIPEGSPCDKKWWNIGVRIEDDVLLTSSGYENLSKEAPRTVAEIEKMMAKSSVLEDFKLPVLK
- the rpmB gene encoding 50S ribosomal protein L28, with amino-acid sequence MARVCDLTGKRTRVGNNVSHANNKTKRKFYPNLQKKRFYIPEEDAWVTLKVATSTIRTINKNGIMSVLKKAKEQGFIVY
- a CDS encoding DUF5522 domain-containing protein; amino-acid sequence: MAAPTAPQPLQPGDYYFTPQGYLVFTEQYHLRRGTCCGSGCRHCPWKAGGSAKKPSSGPKQS
- a CDS encoding RidA family protein, with protein sequence METLHHPDAPQAIGPYAQAIVSNGLVFCSGQTPVVPATMRIEATTIEEQTRQALHNLATVLASKGLSLQNVVKTTVFLKNFADFPRMNATYAEVFGEHRPARSTVEVSRLPLDALVEIECIAELAANS
- a CDS encoding DUF2314 domain-containing protein, which translates into the protein MRVCSPSSLVLGALAAALLVFAAPAQAQKAPTKSPTDMPARLVGTELAAIVHDVDATLAQPIRQARQKLSSVKKRYAAGLPAGQTLYLTTRIFDSDGQFEQVFVRVSSWQDKIVTGTLANKLEAVHEYQPNQSITFPEQAVLDWTITAADGQEEGNYVGKFIDRLQSKGKE
- the rocD gene encoding ornithine--oxo-acid transaminase — translated: METTSPTATQTRSQQLMALEDQYGAHNYHPLPVVLNRGEGVHLWDVEGKHYYDFLSAYSAVNQGHCHPRIIGAMTEQAQKLTLTSRAFFNDQLGAAEKQLCELFNYDKALLMNSGAEAVETALKLARKWGYQEKGIAPNMARIIVAEHNFHGRTTGIISFSTDPDSTGGFGPYTPGYQVVPYDDLEALEEAVRDPHVCAFLVEPIQGEAGVMVPSDGYLAKAHEICKAHNVLFIADEIQTGLGRTGELLATCYEGVHADILVLGKALSGGAMPVSAVLARNEIMLTIQPGQHGSTFGGNPLACAVMRAALDVLLDEKLTENARAMGEVFRERMRRVQAKRPEVVELVRGKGLLNAVVIKPHADGRTAWDVCVTLMERGVLAKPTHGDIIRFAPPLVINEEQLHEACDIIEQTILEF
- the hemB gene encoding porphobilinogen synthase — its product is MPILPSHRPRRNRKSEVIRNMVQETNLAVQDFIYPVFLIEGQNQQIEIHSMPGIYRHSADRLIDEIGKCVELGIKSFAPFPGINDALKDRLARESANPEGLYLKTIADIKRQFPDVVLMTDVAMDPYSSDGHDGVVDPESGEILNDASLEVLGQMALAQARAGADIIGPSDMMDGRVAWIREVLDSNAFTNVSIMSYTAKYASAFYGPFRDALDSAPKKGDKKTYQMNPANRREALRELALDEQEGVDMVMIKPALSYLDVIREVRDHTQLPVTAYNVSGEYAMIKAAAQQGWLDGERTMMEVLLSIKRAGADAILTYFAKEAAQVLRRG
- a CDS encoding phosphatase PAP2 family protein, which produces MTFWFLWFYQHTPNRIYVRQMLLATLVGGLLAMFVARVLVHVLPFRVRPLYNKELKFVNPIADWRSKTSSSFNDVNSMPSDTATLVLALSTGILLINRRIGLLVLGYVVLFVCLPRIYIGVHNPTDILAGGLIGASCVWLTTRPYVLNRLFAPILTLGKQYPSIFYVGLFVITYQVGAMFEEVRQIAVFLFGTH